Proteins from a single region of Dysosmobacter acutus:
- a CDS encoding ABC transporter substrate-binding protein, with translation MKRIQALLLAAVLLISAYALTGCGDQARQEGEEKTSVTIAVGGGPGSLDPYTDDTRSIQDIYRCIFEGLVKISSDGEIAPLLAESWEQIDDTTVRFHLREDVKFHNGEAFNAETVRYNVERIWDTDLNSIKTVKLAPLKTANVIDEYTVDLITDEPYPLLLTYLDALYMVPQQYYGDSELSVLSQNPVGTGAYKFVSWVPDQNIILTANEDYWGDAPAMKDVTWQITPEASTRVAALLAGDVDIAYNIPSTSISQVRTASGYSTVDSPMAMGLVLHLQALDPDAPTSDVKVRQALNYAIDREALITGVSQSLATPLSGQMASEGVVGYNEACNPYTYDAGQAAALLSEAGYGDGFKITLNTPQGRYPNDKEIAEAIAGMWRELGIDVEVKVWEWGTFLEGLKQKEASEGAWLIGWYWSPAFDAYTANSYLISDQAYAIWKNDKFDENMRSAAVTVDTKAHEAYLQEALLAMNEDAGLAFICEPRSVFGKADGISWTQKLDDSLDVKTIVAN, from the coding sequence ATGAAACGTATACAGGCATTGCTGTTGGCCGCTGTACTGCTGATCAGCGCTTATGCGCTGACGGGCTGCGGCGATCAGGCGCGGCAGGAAGGGGAGGAGAAAACCTCCGTAACCATCGCCGTCGGAGGGGGACCTGGCAGCCTGGATCCCTACACCGATGATACCCGCTCCATCCAGGATATCTACCGCTGCATCTTTGAAGGGCTGGTAAAAATCAGCAGCGACGGCGAGATTGCCCCCCTGCTGGCGGAGAGCTGGGAACAGATCGACGATACCACCGTCCGCTTTCATCTCCGTGAGGACGTGAAATTCCACAACGGGGAAGCGTTCAACGCAGAGACAGTCCGGTACAACGTGGAGAGAATCTGGGACACAGACCTCAATTCCATCAAGACCGTCAAGCTGGCGCCCCTGAAGACCGCCAATGTCATTGATGAGTACACCGTGGACCTGATTACCGACGAGCCCTATCCGCTGCTTCTGACCTATCTGGACGCTTTGTACATGGTGCCGCAGCAGTATTATGGGGACAGCGAGCTTTCCGTCCTCTCCCAGAATCCGGTGGGAACAGGCGCCTACAAGTTTGTCTCCTGGGTTCCGGACCAGAATATCATTCTGACGGCCAATGAGGACTATTGGGGCGACGCGCCCGCCATGAAGGACGTCACCTGGCAGATTACCCCCGAGGCATCCACCCGTGTGGCCGCGCTGCTGGCCGGTGACGTGGACATCGCCTACAACATCCCCTCTACCTCCATCAGCCAGGTCAGAACAGCCTCCGGCTACAGCACGGTGGACTCCCCCATGGCTATGGGACTGGTGCTGCATCTTCAGGCCCTGGACCCTGATGCCCCCACCTCGGACGTAAAGGTCCGCCAGGCCCTGAACTATGCCATCGACCGGGAGGCTCTGATCACCGGCGTTTCCCAGAGCCTTGCCACACCGCTCAGCGGCCAGATGGCCAGTGAAGGCGTTGTGGGCTACAACGAGGCCTGCAACCCCTATACCTATGACGCCGGGCAGGCTGCCGCGCTGCTGAGCGAGGCGGGATACGGCGACGGATTCAAGATCACGCTGAATACGCCCCAGGGCAGATATCCCAACGACAAGGAAATCGCGGAGGCAATTGCCGGCATGTGGAGGGAATTGGGCATCGATGTGGAGGTAAAGGTCTGGGAGTGGGGCACCTTCCTGGAGGGACTGAAGCAGAAGGAGGCCTCTGAGGGCGCGTGGCTGATTGGCTGGTACTGGTCTCCCGCCTTTGACGCCTACACCGCCAACTCCTACCTCATCTCCGATCAGGCCTATGCCATCTGGAAGAACGACAAGTTCGACGAGAACATGCGCTCCGCCGCTGTGACGGTTGACACGAAGGCCCACGAAGCCTATCTGCAGGAGGCGCTGCTGGCCATGAACGAGGATGCTGGCCTGGCCTTCATCTGTGAACCCCGCTCTGTGTTCGGCAAGGCGGACGGCATCTCCTGGACCCAGAAGTTGGATGACTCCCTGGATGTGAAGACCATTGTCGCGAACTGA
- a CDS encoding M24 family metallopeptidase, with translation MERSDRLEIQRIQERMKTQKLDALVATSHDSVFYLTKAYKIPARSIPTRLSAVVIPASGQPVLVACAITEALVEKSSKVRGAVFYREYIDSPIELVANVIRSYGLMSGRIGLEKIALSARFYDELRDCLPDAEFVAADQITDWVRMVKTPEEIRLLHSSALATDRAIRQAFMTAKPGEMEKNVESRIAVELLRNGADLVEHVTCGAGENAALAHPKAEIRPLENGELIRTDAGGIFSGYMSDLARTVVVGEPTGEQREYWEILYHIQAQIIAAARPGIRGRELHNLCLELFEQHRLIYAYTITGHGLGLGQHDTPIIGPDSDIALEENMVINLEPAHRNLGAIMHIEDTVLVTAEGGRILSRSADWSSLKLS, from the coding sequence ATGGAAAGGAGTGATCGTTTGGAAATCCAGCGCATTCAGGAGAGAATGAAGACACAGAAACTGGACGCATTGGTCGCCACTTCACACGACAGCGTCTTCTATCTGACCAAGGCCTACAAGATCCCGGCCAGATCCATCCCCACACGATTGAGCGCCGTTGTGATTCCCGCGTCGGGTCAGCCGGTTCTTGTTGCCTGCGCCATCACCGAGGCATTGGTGGAAAAGAGCTCCAAGGTCCGCGGCGCCGTGTTCTACAGGGAGTACATCGACTCTCCCATAGAGCTTGTGGCCAACGTCATCCGCTCCTATGGATTGATGAGCGGAAGAATCGGCCTTGAAAAGATTGCCCTCAGCGCCCGCTTTTACGATGAGCTGAGAGACTGTCTGCCCGATGCGGAGTTCGTTGCCGCGGATCAGATCACAGACTGGGTCCGCATGGTTAAGACACCAGAGGAGATTCGGCTCCTGCACAGCTCCGCTCTGGCCACCGACCGGGCCATCCGCCAGGCGTTTATGACCGCAAAGCCCGGGGAGATGGAAAAGAACGTGGAGAGCCGCATCGCTGTCGAGCTGCTGCGAAACGGAGCGGACCTGGTGGAGCACGTGACCTGCGGCGCGGGCGAAAACGCTGCACTGGCCCATCCTAAGGCGGAAATACGCCCCCTGGAGAATGGAGAGCTCATCCGCACGGATGCGGGAGGCATTTTTTCTGGATATATGTCCGACCTGGCGAGAACGGTTGTTGTGGGAGAACCCACCGGGGAGCAGAGGGAGTATTGGGAGATTCTCTATCATATCCAGGCTCAGATCATTGCCGCGGCCAGACCGGGGATCCGGGGCAGGGAGCTGCACAATCTCTGTCTGGAGCTCTTTGAACAGCATCGGCTGATTTACGCCTATACCATCACCGGCCACGGTCTGGGCCTGGGCCAGCACGACACGCCTATCATCGGCCCGGATTCGGACATTGCACTGGAGGAGAACATGGTCATCAATCTGGAGCCGGCCCACCGGAACCTGGGCGCAATCATGCACATCGAAGATACCGTCCTTGTCACGGCCGAAGGCGGCAGGATCCTGTCCAGGTCCGCCGACTGGAGCAGTCTGAAACTCTCATAA
- a CDS encoding PIG-L deacetylase family protein: protein MNQDRLMVVAAHVGDLVWRCGGTVAKYAAAGLPVKVIILSYGLRGESTSLWKDPTRTWEDAKQRRHAEAEAIVNALGVKEAEYWDLVDYPLSASQELTERLAGSVRAFAPTILLTHDRNRDVMNQDHGLAAELVWQASILAGAAGFRDGQAPVSVTCMFGFEPHMPDMSGFQPDIYIDITDVWNIKQQAMLCNETQKGIIENYVAKAQMRANHFRRMGGRKTCQYAECFSRFYPAFADWLF, encoded by the coding sequence ATGAATCAAGACAGGCTTATGGTGGTGGCCGCCCATGTCGGCGACCTGGTGTGGCGCTGCGGAGGCACTGTTGCCAAATATGCAGCAGCGGGATTGCCGGTGAAGGTCATCATCCTATCCTATGGACTGCGCGGCGAATCCACCTCCTTGTGGAAGGATCCGACACGCACATGGGAAGATGCCAAACAGCGGCGGCATGCTGAAGCCGAGGCCATTGTCAATGCGCTCGGTGTAAAGGAGGCAGAGTATTGGGACCTTGTTGATTATCCTCTTTCGGCGAGCCAGGAGCTGACCGAACGGCTCGCCGGTTCGGTACGAGCTTTCGCTCCCACTATCCTGCTCACACACGACAGAAACCGGGATGTGATGAATCAGGATCACGGCTTGGCAGCCGAGCTGGTGTGGCAGGCAAGCATTCTGGCCGGAGCGGCCGGGTTCCGTGATGGTCAAGCGCCGGTTTCCGTGACATGCATGTTTGGTTTTGAGCCGCATATGCCGGATATGAGCGGCTTTCAGCCGGATATCTACATTGACATCACCGATGTCTGGAACATCAAACAGCAGGCGATGCTCTGCAACGAAACACAAAAAGGCATTATTGAAAACTATGTTGCAAAAGCGCAGATGCGGGCGAATCATTTTCGACGCATGGGCGGGCGTAAAACCTGCCAATATGCTGAGTGCTTCTCCCGTTTTTATCCCGCGTTTGCTGACTGGCTCTTCTGA
- a CDS encoding RraA family protein, which produces MPIGNRIFLRRPLPDKALVAAFSSIPAANIADTMGRSCAMHPRIKRMSGACGIIAGPALTVKSRGGDNLMIHQALDMAQPGDILVVSNDEDSTRALMGEVMFTYAQYQRRLGGLVLDGPIRDADELRAMTLPVYATGSTPGGPHKDGPGEINVPIACGGISVAPGDIIVADGDGVIVIPLRDAPQVLEAAKKYRTQDEAKVLAARSGTQNRDWVQKRIEERHVEILDKRYC; this is translated from the coding sequence ATGCCAATTGGAAACCGCATTTTTCTGCGGCGTCCCCTGCCGGACAAAGCCCTGGTCGCCGCATTTTCCTCCATCCCCGCAGCCAATATCGCCGACACAATGGGCCGTTCCTGCGCGATGCATCCGCGCATCAAACGGATGAGCGGCGCTTGCGGGATCATCGCAGGCCCTGCTTTGACCGTAAAAAGCAGAGGCGGGGACAATCTCATGATCCACCAAGCTCTTGATATGGCACAGCCCGGGGATATCCTTGTGGTTTCAAATGATGAAGATTCAACCCGCGCACTGATGGGCGAGGTCATGTTCACGTATGCCCAATATCAGCGTAGGCTTGGCGGATTGGTCCTCGACGGGCCAATCCGCGATGCGGACGAACTGCGCGCAATGACGCTCCCTGTCTATGCCACTGGCTCCACACCTGGCGGTCCGCACAAGGATGGCCCGGGTGAGATCAATGTTCCCATTGCCTGCGGCGGTATCAGTGTGGCTCCCGGCGATATCATCGTTGCGGATGGAGACGGCGTAATTGTCATTCCGCTGCGGGACGCGCCCCAGGTGTTAGAGGCCGCTAAAAAATACCGCACACAGGATGAGGCAAAGGTGCTCGCCGCACGCAGCGGCACTCAGAATCGCGACTGGGTACAAAAGCGAATCGAAGAGCGGCACGTTGAGATTCTTGATAAACGGTATTGCTAA
- a CDS encoding ABC transporter permease — protein sequence MKKQSNRLLQRARYLARPTHYVAAVILIVIVLCALFAGALAPMDPLKQDLRNCLSAPSLANLFGTDQLGRDILSRVIYGSRVSLLVCLASVLFAGVLGVLIGVMAGYFGGALDLVTCAVTDTQMSIPFFVLALTLASIFDPSLWSVILILSITSWPRYARMARSQAITLRSMDYVRAAVSMGASPGWILMKHIVPNVMGIITTLATTEAARMILLESALSFIGMGVPADSSSWGLMTSDGRAVLATAWWVATIPGLAIFITCASITILGDFMRRVLKME from the coding sequence ATGAAAAAACAGTCCAACAGGCTTTTGCAGCGGGCCCGGTATCTGGCAAGGCCGACCCACTATGTGGCCGCTGTCATTTTGATCGTGATTGTGCTCTGCGCCCTGTTCGCCGGCGCGCTTGCCCCTATGGACCCGCTGAAGCAGGATCTGCGGAACTGCCTTTCCGCGCCCAGTCTGGCCAACCTCTTCGGGACGGACCAGTTAGGACGGGATATTTTGAGCCGGGTCATCTACGGCAGCCGGGTGTCGCTCCTGGTGTGCCTGGCCAGCGTTCTCTTCGCCGGTGTCCTTGGCGTCCTCATCGGCGTGATGGCGGGCTATTTCGGCGGTGCGCTGGACCTTGTGACCTGCGCCGTCACCGACACCCAGATGTCGATTCCCTTTTTTGTGCTGGCGCTGACGCTGGCCTCTATTTTCGACCCCTCGCTCTGGAGCGTCATCCTCATCTTGTCCATCACCAGCTGGCCCCGATATGCCCGCATGGCCCGTTCCCAGGCGATCACGCTGCGGTCCATGGACTATGTCCGGGCGGCGGTTTCCATGGGGGCCTCTCCCGGGTGGATTCTCATGAAGCACATTGTGCCCAACGTGATGGGCATCATCACCACCCTGGCCACCACGGAGGCGGCCCGGATGATCCTGCTGGAATCCGCGTTGAGCTTCATCGGCATGGGCGTTCCGGCGGACAGCTCCAGCTGGGGGCTGATGACCTCCGACGGCCGCGCGGTCCTGGCCACCGCCTGGTGGGTGGCCACGATCCCGGGCCTGGCAATTTTTATCACCTGCGCATCCATCACTATCCTTGGCGATTTCATGCGCCGAGTCCTCAAAATGGAGTGA
- a CDS encoding Na+/H+ antiporter NhaC family protein produces the protein MAGFDTNGGKKLLFHGGNFGAFIPLIVMGISIVGLFSTGNTSTNAFWIAGFAAICAAFLLMKDKREFTEVIIRGLSSSMCATMLSIFLFVGIFAKILTIGGLPNGILWFSQLIGASGKFFPLAIFLIGCLLATATGTSVGTINTIAPVLFPAAVMLGCNPLLVMGAIVGGAYFGDNLAPISDTTIISAVTQETDVPICVKTRLKYSITAGLITCVLFIVFGISTFTPTDSIVTLDAGAAKSLLLLIGPAVLIVMMLRGSKMLSALFTATMISLAVALVSGLLDWQEGVISSSGVVIAGINGMIGLSVYSFLLFILMQMLSESGALDVVVSGIGRHCKTPVSAEFSCIGLVMFTMAFIPKNNCSMVVSGPVVRRILKQQNIARHRGSNLLDGIAVAFGGLLPYGTCMLLTFNLATESGALAEGYNVAQIIPYAFYSWVLIAVLVLSVFIGWGREFEDEAGENIPAPSRKEK, from the coding sequence ATGGCAGGATTCGACACCAACGGCGGCAAAAAGCTTTTATTCCATGGTGGAAACTTCGGGGCTTTCATCCCGCTAATTGTAATGGGCATAAGCATTGTCGGCCTCTTTTCCACCGGGAATACCTCCACCAACGCGTTTTGGATCGCGGGCTTTGCGGCGATCTGCGCAGCCTTTTTGCTGATGAAGGACAAGCGGGAATTCACGGAAGTCATTATTCGCGGTCTGAGCAGCTCAATGTGTGCAACCATGCTCTCTATTTTCCTCTTCGTCGGTATCTTTGCAAAAATTCTGACAATTGGAGGCCTGCCCAATGGTATTCTCTGGTTTTCCCAGCTCATTGGCGCCAGCGGGAAATTTTTCCCCCTTGCAATTTTCTTAATTGGCTGCCTGCTGGCCACTGCGACCGGCACCTCTGTGGGCACCATCAACACCATCGCTCCTGTGCTTTTCCCAGCCGCTGTCATGCTTGGCTGCAATCCTCTTCTGGTCATGGGCGCGATTGTCGGCGGCGCCTACTTCGGCGATAATCTTGCCCCTATCTCCGACACCACAATCATTTCAGCCGTTACGCAGGAGACGGATGTCCCCATCTGCGTGAAGACCCGGCTAAAGTATTCCATCACTGCGGGTCTCATTACCTGTGTTCTGTTCATTGTGTTCGGAATTTCCACCTTTACTCCGACCGACTCCATCGTGACGCTTGACGCCGGCGCGGCAAAGTCTCTTCTGCTGCTCATCGGCCCCGCCGTTCTCATCGTGATGATGCTTCGAGGCTCAAAAATGCTCTCCGCTCTTTTTACCGCGACGATGATCTCACTTGCTGTTGCACTTGTTTCCGGCCTGTTGGACTGGCAGGAGGGTGTGATTTCAAGCTCGGGTGTTGTCATCGCGGGCATTAACGGTATGATCGGCCTCTCTGTTTATTCCTTCCTGCTCTTTATTCTTATGCAAATGCTGAGCGAATCCGGTGCGCTTGACGTAGTCGTCAGCGGCATTGGCCGGCATTGCAAAACCCCTGTCTCCGCTGAGTTCAGCTGCATCGGCCTGGTGATGTTTACAATGGCCTTTATCCCTAAGAACAACTGCTCCATGGTTGTCTCCGGCCCCGTTGTCAGGCGGATTCTCAAACAGCAAAATATTGCCCGCCACAGGGGTTCCAACTTATTGGACGGAATCGCCGTCGCTTTCGGAGGCTTATTGCCTTACGGCACCTGTATGCTTTTGACCTTTAATCTCGCCACTGAGTCGGGCGCTCTTGCAGAGGGCTACAACGTAGCTCAGATCATCCCTTATGCGTTCTACAGCTGGGTTCTCATTGCCGTGCTGGTTCTTTCCGTATTCATCGGCTGGGGCCGCGAATTTGAAGACGAAGCTGGTGAAAATATCCCCGCGCCATCCAGAAAGGAGAAGTAA
- a CDS encoding VOC family protein — MITRIDHIDIKVEDLDATVAMLGKLGLKILRRAPAPRSSVEMSLEGENQVVLEIHPVKAGGFTGVHHIAFRADPKDTLSLKAQGIKFKTENKFIADTGRTVSSFSDANGLTWQLTD, encoded by the coding sequence ATGATTACAAGGATCGACCACATCGACATCAAAGTCGAAGATTTGGATGCGACCGTCGCAATGCTTGGCAAGCTTGGACTGAAAATCCTGCGCCGCGCTCCTGCGCCGCGCAGCTCCGTCGAAATGAGCCTTGAGGGGGAAAATCAGGTTGTCCTTGAAATCCATCCCGTCAAAGCCGGCGGCTTTACGGGCGTGCACCACATCGCCTTTCGCGCCGATCCGAAGGACACGCTCAGTCTCAAAGCCCAAGGGATCAAATTCAAAACCGAGAATAAGTTCATTGCCGATACCGGTCGGACTGTCAGCAGCTTTTCAGACGCAAACGGCTTAACCTGGCAACTGACAGATTGA
- a CDS encoding RidA family protein: MKQFIPPKKEGSPFSMCVWAGNTLYISGKVGIDPSTGTIPDSAEEQTRFAISGLSSVLEEQGCTLADVVKITAILTDQKDIAPFNKVYCEQFAKNPPARTLMVVGALAGKATVELDAVAVKD, translated from the coding sequence ATGAAGCAGTTTATACCACCCAAAAAGGAAGGAAGCCCCTTTTCCATGTGCGTCTGGGCAGGCAATACGCTTTACATCTCCGGAAAGGTGGGAATCGATCCGTCAACGGGAACCATTCCCGATTCCGCAGAGGAGCAGACACGCTTTGCCATCTCCGGTCTGAGCTCTGTGCTGGAAGAGCAGGGCTGCACCCTGGCCGATGTGGTCAAGATCACCGCGATCCTGACGGATCAAAAGGACATCGCGCCGTTCAACAAAGTGTATTGTGAGCAGTTCGCCAAGAACCCACCCGCCCGAACGCTGATGGTGGTCGGCGCTTTGGCCGGTAAGGCCACCGTGGAGTTGGACGCGGTGGCGGTGAAGGACTGA
- a CDS encoding branched-chain amino acid aminotransferase: MALTITRTQYPKTKPQDYSKGFGNILTDHMFLMDYTEAEGWHDPRILPFGALALTPATMCFHYGQEIFEGMKAYRTEDGRLLLFRPMDHMRRLNHSCERICIPQVCEEELLDYLKELLKTDLDWIQDSNVDSIYIRPMIIATEPVFGARPAKDYTCMAMLTPGRPHIPKGPKPVRIYVEKEQARAVRGGTGTAKCAGNYASTFAAQAKAKAQGYTQVLWLDGAERRYVEEMGQMNIFFVIKGELITPDLSGTILDGITRRSLLAIAKDLGYQTVERRISIQEIMTAHADGTLQEAFGCGTGACIAPVGELTYGECHMNIGNGSIGTVTFTLFERLTQIQRGLVPDPYGWTMEV; this comes from the coding sequence ATGGCCCTTACAATTACCCGTACACAGTACCCCAAAACAAAGCCGCAGGATTACAGCAAGGGGTTCGGAAACATTCTGACTGACCACATGTTCCTTATGGATTACACCGAAGCAGAGGGATGGCATGACCCGCGCATCCTGCCCTTTGGCGCGCTTGCCTTAACTCCTGCGACAATGTGCTTTCACTATGGCCAGGAGATTTTCGAGGGCATGAAAGCCTACCGCACCGAAGATGGGCGTTTGCTCCTGTTCCGCCCGATGGACCATATGCGTCGTCTCAACCACTCCTGCGAGCGAATCTGTATCCCACAGGTCTGTGAAGAGGAACTCCTCGACTATCTGAAGGAACTTCTCAAAACTGATCTGGACTGGATTCAGGATTCCAATGTGGATTCCATCTATATACGTCCAATGATTATTGCAACCGAACCGGTCTTCGGTGCGCGACCGGCAAAGGACTATACCTGCATGGCCATGCTGACGCCGGGTCGTCCTCATATTCCCAAGGGCCCCAAGCCCGTGCGTATCTATGTGGAGAAGGAGCAGGCCCGCGCTGTCAGGGGCGGCACCGGAACAGCGAAATGTGCCGGAAACTACGCCTCCACCTTTGCAGCGCAGGCAAAGGCCAAGGCGCAGGGCTATACGCAAGTTCTCTGGCTCGACGGCGCTGAACGCAGGTATGTTGAGGAAATGGGGCAAATGAACATCTTCTTTGTCATCAAGGGCGAACTCATCACCCCAGATCTCAGCGGCACCATTCTCGACGGCATTACCCGCCGTTCTCTGCTGGCTATTGCGAAAGATTTGGGCTATCAAACGGTGGAGCGCCGCATCTCTATTCAGGAAATTATGACAGCCCATGCCGATGGTACGCTGCAGGAAGCATTTGGCTGCGGCACTGGTGCCTGCATCGCTCCAGTGGGGGAGTTGACCTATGGTGAATGCCACATGAACATCGGTAACGGCAGCATCGGCACGGTGACTTTCACGCTCTTTGAGCGGCTTACGCAGATCCAGCGCGGCCTGGTTCCCGATCCCTACGGTTGGACAATGGAGGTGTAA
- a CDS encoding ABC transporter permease: MKQSIVYLCKRIVTLLLSLLGIAAVVFFLVRLSGDPVALYLPLDASEAQIAAMRASLGLDRPLIQQFFSFLAGILHGDFGDSFSYGLPALEVIKMPYLQTLKLVLVALCVALAIAVPAGILAARKAGTSTDSIVSTVSLLGQSIPTFWWALMLILLFAVKLRWFPSSGVGTWKHMVLPAITLGTFEAGMYARIVRTSVLQVMGQDYIRTAKAKGLTERRVIARHVIRNAALPTITAVGMQFGSLMGGSVVTEVVFGYSGMGRLAVSAIFNRDFALTQTFVLVCAVTVALVNLIVDLAYSVLDPRVRMG; this comes from the coding sequence TTGAAACAGTCCATTGTCTACTTATGCAAGCGCATTGTTACGCTGCTTTTATCCCTGCTGGGCATTGCCGCCGTGGTGTTCTTTCTGGTTCGGCTGAGCGGCGACCCGGTGGCGCTTTACCTTCCCCTGGACGCCTCCGAGGCGCAGATCGCGGCCATGCGTGCCAGCCTGGGACTGGACCGTCCGCTGATCCAGCAGTTTTTCAGCTTTCTGGCGGGCATTCTCCACGGCGACTTCGGCGATTCCTTCAGCTATGGGCTGCCTGCTCTGGAGGTCATCAAAATGCCTTATCTCCAGACCCTGAAGCTTGTGCTGGTGGCGCTGTGCGTGGCGCTTGCCATTGCGGTGCCCGCCGGCATTCTGGCGGCCCGGAAGGCGGGAACCAGCACGGACAGCATTGTCTCCACCGTGTCTTTGCTGGGTCAGAGCATCCCTACCTTCTGGTGGGCGCTGATGCTGATTCTGCTGTTTGCCGTAAAGCTCCGCTGGTTTCCATCCTCCGGCGTGGGGACATGGAAGCACATGGTCCTGCCCGCCATCACCCTGGGAACCTTTGAGGCCGGCATGTACGCCCGGATCGTCCGGACCAGCGTGCTGCAGGTGATGGGTCAGGACTACATCCGCACTGCCAAGGCCAAGGGCCTGACGGAGCGCAGGGTGATCGCCCGGCACGTGATCCGCAACGCGGCGCTGCCCACCATTACGGCGGTGGGCATGCAGTTTGGTTCGCTGATGGGCGGCTCTGTGGTCACGGAGGTGGTGTTCGGCTATTCCGGCATGGGCCGCCTGGCGGTCAGCGCCATCTTCAACCGGGACTTTGCGCTGACTCAGACCTTTGTGCTGGTGTGCGCGGTCACCGTGGCCCTCGTGAATCTGATCGTGGATTTGGCCTATTCGGTGCTGGATCCCCGGGTGCGTATGGGGTAA
- a CDS encoding M20 metallopeptidase family protein, which yields MSSLMDRAKELEEKFITIRRILHENPETAFEEVETSRLIERELRSCGIDCQPGGDKTGVVGVLNGAYPGKTAAVRADIDALPVQEQTGLPFASRRDGICHACGHDLHTAAVLAAARLLSERRDRLHGTVKFIFQPAEEQLAGARTILKSGCLEQPRVEAIFGLHTWPELSAGEIGVRKGAMMAGSDRFRIRIHAAGGHGAHPHKTADPVVAAAYLVTQLQTIVSREQKPTEPAVVTVGKLAAGTAANTIPTEAVLEGTMRTVSNEARRRIRDSIRRMATLTAQSLNTSADTEFTEGCPPLIPSEELTGLVEESAARLLGGEHVRELDSPSMGSEDFACYLQTVPGTFFRVGTGDERPESRLSLHSPRLVFNEQAILTGAVTLCGATCLYTGSEFGALL from the coding sequence ATGTCTTCCCTCATGGACCGCGCCAAAGAGTTGGAAGAGAAGTTCATCACGATCCGCCGCATCCTCCATGAAAACCCGGAAACGGCATTTGAAGAGGTGGAAACCAGCCGCCTGATCGAGCGGGAGCTGCGCTCCTGCGGAATCGACTGTCAGCCGGGCGGGGACAAGACGGGGGTTGTCGGCGTCCTGAATGGGGCGTATCCGGGAAAGACCGCGGCGGTCCGGGCGGATATTGACGCGCTGCCGGTGCAAGAGCAGACGGGTCTGCCCTTTGCCTCCCGGAGAGACGGCATTTGCCACGCCTGCGGCCATGATCTTCATACTGCCGCGGTGCTGGCCGCCGCCCGGCTGCTGTCCGAGCGACGCGACAGGCTGCATGGAACGGTAAAATTTATCTTCCAGCCTGCGGAGGAGCAGCTGGCGGGAGCCCGGACCATACTGAAAAGCGGATGCTTGGAACAGCCCCGTGTGGAGGCCATATTCGGCCTGCACACCTGGCCGGAGCTGTCCGCCGGAGAGATCGGTGTCCGCAAAGGGGCGATGATGGCGGGATCGGACCGGTTCCGCATCCGAATCCACGCCGCCGGAGGCCATGGAGCCCATCCCCACAAAACCGCCGATCCGGTGGTGGCGGCCGCCTACCTCGTCACCCAATTGCAGACCATTGTCTCCCGGGAGCAAAAACCCACGGAGCCGGCTGTCGTGACGGTTGGAAAACTGGCGGCGGGAACTGCGGCCAATACGATCCCCACAGAGGCCGTGTTGGAGGGAACGATGCGGACGGTGTCCAATGAGGCCCGGCGGCGGATCCGTGACAGCATCCGGCGAATGGCCACACTGACGGCCCAGAGCCTGAATACAAGCGCGGATACCGAGTTCACGGAAGGCTGCCCGCCCCTGATCCCGTCAGAAGAACTCACCGGGCTGGTGGAGGAGTCCGCGGCCCGCCTTTTGGGCGGGGAGCACGTGCGTGAATTGGATTCTCCCTCAATGGGCAGCGAGGACTTTGCCTGCTACCTGCAAACTGTGCCCGGGACATTTTTCCGCGTCGGCACTGGCGATGAGCGGCCCGAAAGCCGTCTGTCGCTCCACAGCCCCCGGCTGGTGTTCAATGAACAGGCGATTTTGACCGGGGCGGTGACTCTGTGCGGCGCCACCTGCCTCTATACGGGCTCGGAGTTTGGGGCGCTTTTGTAA